The following proteins are co-located in the Sphingorhabdus lutea genome:
- the sppA gene encoding signal peptide peptidase SppA has product MAFVKNAWKILVAFKDLMVLIFMLLFFGLLYAALSAAPNPAKVKDGALTISLDGVIVEQKAQVDPFAAISGSSSDIAEIEARDVIRSLQIAAKDEQIKAVVLDMDKFFGGGKANLSDIAGEMMKTRKAGKKIYSFATAYSDDSYYLAAHSDEIWVDPLGGVMPVGPGRTRLYYKDLIDKLGVEAKIYRVGTYKSAVEPYMLNKQSEESAAATKAVLEEIWTKWKDDVAKARPQAQIASLFTTPADAIEAAKGDMGKLAINLKLVDKLGDRMSFNKYLVQKVGADDEEKLGDYNSTDAATLLAANPMAEEGEAIAVITVAGEIVDGEGGPGTAAGDTISQLIYDAIGDEDVKAIVLRVDSPGGSVTASEKIRLALMEAKAKKLPIIVSMSNLAASGGYWISTPADYIFADISTITGSIGIFGMIPDGSKALAKIGVNSDGVTTTPLSGQPDVMGGINEEFDRVAQSVIEKGYGDFLQRVATSRKMSVAQVDSIAQGRIWAGGTARQLKLVDQYGNLDNALAEAAKRAKISGDFYARYYEPPMDEFAALFAGLAGQAKAKPQMSGDLFGQVSLRQQMTYRQLAADINYIMGTSGAQIYCIECASVERPLSAAKINNLEKIDQGWLMKLAGIFG; this is encoded by the coding sequence GTGGCTTTTGTCAAAAATGCTTGGAAAATCTTGGTGGCGTTTAAGGATTTAATGGTCCTTATTTTCATGTTGCTATTTTTCGGGCTTTTATATGCGGCGCTTTCTGCTGCGCCCAATCCCGCAAAGGTAAAGGATGGTGCACTGACCATCAGCTTGGACGGGGTGATTGTTGAACAAAAAGCACAGGTTGATCCCTTTGCTGCGATTTCCGGTTCGTCTTCCGATATTGCAGAGATAGAGGCGCGTGATGTCATTCGTTCCTTGCAAATTGCGGCAAAGGATGAACAGATAAAGGCCGTGGTGCTGGACATGGATAAATTTTTTGGCGGGGGTAAGGCAAATTTGTCCGATATTGCCGGCGAAATGATGAAAACAAGAAAAGCAGGCAAAAAAATATATAGCTTTGCCACCGCATATAGCGACGATAGCTATTATTTGGCGGCGCATAGTGACGAAATTTGGGTTGATCCATTGGGCGGGGTCATGCCCGTTGGGCCAGGACGGACAAGATTATATTATAAGGATTTAATCGATAAATTGGGCGTAGAAGCCAAAATTTACCGTGTCGGCACATATAAAAGCGCGGTTGAGCCATATATGTTGAACAAACAATCAGAGGAATCTGCCGCCGCGACCAAGGCAGTTTTAGAAGAAATCTGGACAAAGTGGAAAGATGATGTGGCCAAGGCACGGCCACAGGCGCAAATTGCATCGCTGTTCACCACCCCCGCCGATGCGATAGAGGCGGCAAAGGGCGATATGGGCAAATTAGCCATCAATTTGAAATTGGTGGATAAATTGGGCGATCGGATGAGTTTCAACAAATATCTTGTCCAGAAGGTTGGCGCGGATGATGAAGAAAAATTGGGTGATTATAACAGCACCGATGCCGCGACATTATTGGCCGCCAACCCCATGGCGGAAGAAGGCGAGGCGATTGCCGTCATTACTGTTGCTGGTGAAATTGTTGATGGAGAGGGCGGTCCGGGAACGGCGGCTGGCGATACGATAAGCCAGTTAATTTATGATGCCATTGGTGATGAAGATGTAAAGGCAATTGTCTTGCGCGTGGATTCGCCAGGTGGGTCGGTCACGGCATCTGAAAAAATCAGGCTTGCCTTAATGGAGGCAAAGGCAAAGAAGTTGCCAATTATTGTTTCCATGTCCAATTTGGCGGCCAGTGGCGGTTATTGGATTTCGACACCTGCGGATTATATTTTCGCCGATATATCGACCATTACCGGTTCAATTGGTATTTTCGGGATGATACCCGATGGCAGCAAAGCATTGGCCAAAATTGGCGTTAATTCGGACGGTGTCACCACCACGCCGCTGTCTGGACAGCCCGATGTGATGGGCGGAATTAACGAAGAATTTGACCGTGTTGCCCAATCGGTCATTGAAAAAGGATATGGAGATTTCTTACAACGTGTAGCCACATCACGTAAAATGAGCGTGGCGCAAGTTGATTCAATTGCGCAAGGGCGCATCTGGGCGGGAGGCACGGCGCGTCAATTAAAATTGGTCGATCAATATGGCAATTTGGATAATGCATTGGCCGAGGCGGCAAAGCGCGCAAAAATTTCTGGTGATTTTTATGCCAGATATTATGAGCCGCCAATGGATGAATTTGCCGCATTATTTGCCGGACTTGCCGGACAAGCAAAGGCAAAACCGCAAATGTCGGGCGATTTATTTGGTCAAGTCTCGCTGCGTCAACAAATGACATATCGCCAACTGGCGGCTGATATAAATTATATAATGGGGACATCGGGCGCGCAAATTTATTGTATTGAATGTGCATCGGTGGAGCGACCATTAAGCGCGGCGAAAATCAATAATTTGGAAAAAATAGACCAAGGATGGTTGATGAAATTGGCCGGCATTTTTGGATGA
- a CDS encoding TlyA family RNA methyltransferase codes for MAKNKIRIDQYLVELGLADSRTRAQSLIMAGKVMVGEQKITKAGQQIADDADVRLLGQDHPWVSRGGLKLDHAMRHFDLSAQDKVAIDVGSSTGGFTDVLLHYGARKIFAVDSGTNQLAWKIREDPRVMVHEQTSARILTTAHIDEPVDMIVCDASFISLSKVLERPISFAKNDAQLIALIKPQFEAQRHEIGKGGVVRDAAIHQRVCGEVANWLTASNWHIMGIVESPITGPKGNIEFLIYAVKRS; via the coding sequence ATGGCGAAAAATAAAATCAGAATTGACCAATATCTTGTCGAACTTGGCCTAGCGGACAGCAGGACCCGCGCCCAATCGCTTATCATGGCGGGAAAGGTGATGGTCGGCGAACAAAAAATCACCAAGGCGGGGCAACAAATTGCCGATGATGCCGATGTGCGTTTATTGGGGCAGGATCATCCATGGGTATCGCGTGGCGGGTTGAAATTGGATCATGCCATGCGGCATTTTGACCTGTCTGCACAGGATAAGGTGGCGATTGATGTGGGCAGCTCCACCGGCGGCTTTACCGATGTTTTATTACATTATGGTGCGCGCAAAATTTTCGCGGTGGACAGCGGCACCAACCAATTGGCGTGGAAAATACGCGAAGACCCGCGCGTCATGGTGCATGAACAAACCAGCGCGCGGATTTTAACCACCGCCCATATTGATGAACCTGTCGATATGATTGTTTGCGATGCCAGTTTTATCAGCCTGTCCAAAGTATTGGAACGCCCCATCAGCTTTGCCAAAAATGATGCACAGTTAATCGCGTTAATCAAACCCCAATTTGAGGCACAGCGCCATGAGATTGGCAAGGGCGGCGTGGTGCGCGATGCCGCCATTCATCAAAGAGTATGCGGCGAGGTCGCCAATTGGCTCACCGCATCCAATTGGCATATTATGGGTATTGTCGAAAGCCCAATTACCGGACCAAAGGGCAATATTGAATTTTTAATCTACGCGGTAAAGCGATCATAA
- a CDS encoding AMP-dependent synthetase/ligase, whose protein sequence is MFFDRAERKGDAPFLWAKNNFDKKSNEWQSISWRQAAQMVSGLARNLRKMGLKKGDRVMLVSENRPEWCISDLGIMAAGCITVPTYVTNTQRDHQHIIENSGARAIIISTNKLISTILPAALHGNDTEFVIAIEPYKSAQRGSVKFLDWSDLAVGSDDDVVKIRADIQSIGRDDTACIIYTSGTGGAPRGVMQHHGSILHNARGAALILDEDFGLGDEVFLSFLPLSHAYEHSGGQFLPTSVGAQIYYAEGLEKLAANIEETRPTIMVVVPRLFEVLRQRMIKTVEKQGKLANGLLSRALNIGEREYDGKKRFRDLPMKLLLSRTIKPKIRAKFGGRMKAMVSGGAPLNPDIGVFFDSLGLTLLQGYGQTEAGPVISCNRPRAGIKMDTVGPPLADTEVIIADDGEILVRGELVMHGYWRNQAETDRVLKDGWLHTGDIGHIDGAGRIVITDRKKDLIVNDKGDNVAPQKVEGMLTLQPEIMQAMVHGDKRPYIVGLIVPDPEWALEWARAQGKKYDFNQLQCNPEFRAAIRAAVDRVNVDLSVTEKVRRFEFTEEPFSIENKEQTPSMKIRRHVIRDRYQSLLDGMYKA, encoded by the coding sequence ATGTTTTTTGACCGTGCAGAACGTAAGGGCGATGCCCCATTTTTATGGGCAAAGAATAATTTTGATAAAAAATCAAATGAGTGGCAATCCATTTCATGGCGACAGGCCGCGCAAATGGTGTCTGGCCTTGCCAGAAATCTTCGTAAAATGGGCCTGAAAAAGGGCGATCGGGTCATGTTGGTTTCGGAAAACCGGCCCGAATGGTGCATTTCGGATTTGGGCATTATGGCGGCGGGGTGCATTACCGTGCCAACCTATGTCACCAATACACAGCGCGACCACCAACATATTATTGAAAATAGCGGCGCCCGCGCCATCATTATTTCAACCAATAAGTTAATTTCCACTATATTACCTGCGGCATTGCATGGCAATGATACCGAATTTGTTATCGCAATCGAACCCTATAAATCTGCGCAAAGGGGATCGGTTAAATTTTTGGACTGGTCCGATTTGGCTGTGGGCAGCGATGATGATGTGGTGAAAATAAGGGCGGATATTCAATCCATTGGCCGCGATGACACCGCATGTATCATTTATACCAGCGGCACGGGCGGTGCGCCGCGCGGGGTGATGCAACATCATGGTTCAATATTGCATAATGCGCGCGGGGCGGCGTTAATATTGGATGAGGATTTTGGTCTGGGGGATGAGGTATTTTTATCCTTCCTACCACTTAGCCATGCATATGAGCATAGTGGCGGGCAGTTTTTACCCACTAGCGTGGGCGCACAAATTTATTATGCTGAGGGGTTGGAGAAATTAGCCGCCAATATTGAGGAAACTCGCCCGACAATCATGGTTGTTGTACCCCGATTATTTGAGGTATTGCGCCAACGGATGATTAAAACGGTGGAAAAACAGGGCAAGCTGGCCAATGGCTTGTTAAGCCGTGCGCTTAATATTGGGGAGCGCGAATATGATGGAAAAAAACGTTTCCGTGATCTGCCGATGAAATTATTGTTGAGCCGGACGATAAAACCGAAAATCCGTGCCAAATTTGGTGGTCGGATGAAGGCGATGGTATCTGGCGGTGCGCCATTAAACCCCGATATTGGGGTGTTTTTTGACTCGCTTGGTTTAACTTTATTACAAGGATATGGCCAGACAGAGGCTGGGCCGGTGATAAGTTGCAATCGCCCCCGTGCAGGCATTAAAATGGACACTGTCGGCCCGCCATTGGCCGATACCGAAGTTATCATCGCCGATGATGGTGAAATTTTGGTGCGCGGCGAATTGGTGATGCATGGATATTGGCGTAATCAAGCCGAAACCGACCGTGTGTTAAAGGACGGGTGGCTGCACACTGGAGATATTGGCCATATTGATGGTGCAGGGCGCATTGTGATTACCGACCGGAAAAAGGATTTAATAGTCAATGATAAGGGTGATAATGTCGCCCCGCAAAAGGTGGAGGGCATGTTGACTCTGCAACCGGAAATCATGCAGGCAATGGTGCATGGCGACAAACGCCCCTATATTGTCGGGTTGATTGTGCCTGATCCGGAATGGGCATTGGAATGGGCAAGGGCGCAGGGCAAAAAATATGATTTTAATCAATTGCAATGCAATCCGGAATTTCGCGCTGCCATCCGCGCAGCGGTGGACCGGGTGAATGTCGATTTATCGGTCACTGAAAAAGTGCGCAGGTTTGAATTTACCGAAGAACCATTTTCCATTGAAAATAAAGAACAAACGCCGTCTATGAAAATCCGCCGGCATGTCATTCGTGATCGCTATCAATCATTATTAGATGGCATGTATAAGGCGTGA
- the ggt gene encoding gamma-glutamyltransferase has product MLKGFIKTGLCAAFLAQTACAASAINASAGPNIAHNTAASTAEKTADENAVNIGNMVASSADPRVSEAGMEILRQGGSAADAAMAMMLALSVVEPQSSGIGGGGFLLYQNSENGQISSINGRETAPAAANSNRFLDADGKALSFYRAVPGGKSVGVPGNMRLMEMTHQKWGKLPWATLFAPAIKLAEDGFEVNATLNSRLLAVERFWVDFPETQKIYYVDGKPAPVGSIIKNPEMAATLRLMAKEGADSFYQGSIASSIVDKVQNAPVNPADMTMSDLANYKAKEQDAICSQYRVYVICGMGPPSSGASTVLQILGSIERFDMGKLGKDNPQSWHIIHEAMRLAYADREKYLADPAMVDVPIKGLLDKQYLAERSAMIDPEKSRADYPAGTPKGAPPRTAAISSEVAGTTHFVAVDKNGNVASMTSTIEGIFGSQMTASGFFLNNELTDFTFAPEKEGAPVANRVEAGKQPLSSMSPTIVFDKNGKAILALGSAGGKRIIMHVTKSLIGVLDFGLPLQEAIALPNIYWSGDVVQVEEDTFLSAMADELAAFGKAVQASDLGSKVNGAEWTDKGWTGAADPRSEGTAIISDEKGNIIAVTGQEADTPPPPSVY; this is encoded by the coding sequence ATGTTAAAAGGCTTTATTAAAACCGGATTATGCGCGGCATTTTTGGCGCAAACGGCCTGTGCTGCCTCGGCAATAAACGCATCGGCTGGGCCAAATATTGCGCATAATACCGCCGCCTCTACCGCCGAAAAAACGGCAGATGAAAATGCGGTTAATATTGGCAATATGGTGGCAAGTTCCGCCGATCCGCGCGTAAGTGAGGCGGGAATGGAAATTTTGCGTCAGGGCGGCAGCGCGGCCGATGCAGCCATGGCGATGATGCTTGCCCTTAGCGTAGTTGAACCGCAATCCAGTGGCATAGGCGGCGGCGGATTTTTGCTATATCAAAATAGTGAAAATGGCCAGATTAGCAGCATAAATGGCCGCGAAACCGCACCCGCCGCAGCAAATAGCAACAGATTTCTGGATGCTGATGGCAAAGCATTATCATTTTATCGGGCCGTGCCGGGCGGCAAGTCGGTCGGTGTGCCGGGCAATATGCGCTTAATGGAAATGACGCATCAAAAATGGGGTAAATTGCCATGGGCTACATTATTTGCACCCGCCATAAAATTGGCTGAGGACGGTTTTGAGGTGAATGCGACCTTAAATTCTAGATTATTAGCAGTGGAGCGATTTTGGGTCGATTTTCCCGAAACGCAAAAAATTTATTATGTGGATGGAAAACCAGCGCCCGTTGGGTCTATTATTAAAAATCCAGAAATGGCCGCGACATTGCGTTTAATGGCCAAGGAAGGCGCGGATAGTTTTTACCAAGGTAGCATCGCTTCGTCCATTGTGGACAAGGTGCAAAATGCGCCCGTTAACCCTGCCGATATGACGATGAGCGATTTGGCCAATTATAAGGCAAAAGAGCAGGATGCGATATGTTCACAATATCGGGTTTATGTCATTTGCGGCATGGGGCCGCCATCATCCGGCGCGTCAACTGTGCTGCAAATTTTGGGTAGTATAGAGCGTTTTGATATGGGCAAATTGGGCAAGGATAACCCTCAATCATGGCATATTATTCATGAGGCTATGCGCCTTGCCTATGCCGATAGAGAGAAATATTTGGCCGACCCTGCCATGGTTGATGTGCCGATTAAGGGATTATTGGATAAGCAATATTTGGCTGAGCGTAGCGCGATGATTGATCCAGAAAAAAGCAGGGCCGATTATCCCGCAGGCACGCCAAAGGGCGCACCGCCGCGCACCGCCGCCATTTCTTCGGAAGTTGCCGGAACAACCCATTTTGTTGCGGTGGATAAAAATGGCAATGTGGCCAGCATGACATCCACCATAGAGGGTATTTTTGGCAGCCAAATGACGGCATCTGGTTTTTTCTTAAATAATGAATTGACGGATTTTACCTTTGCCCCTGAAAAAGAAGGCGCACCTGTTGCCAACCGTGTGGAGGCAGGAAAACAGCCGCTTTCTTCCATGTCACCGACCATTGTTTTTGACAAAAATGGCAAGGCAATTTTGGCATTGGGTTCAGCAGGCGGCAAGCGCATCATCATGCATGTCACCAAAAGTTTAATCGGCGTTTTGGATTTTGGTCTGCCCTTGCAAGAGGCGATTGCATTGCCCAATATTTATTGGTCAGGCGATGTTGTGCAGGTCGAAGAAGATACATTTTTATCCGCGATGGCGGATGAATTGGCCGCATTTGGCAAGGCTGTGCAGGCCAGCGATTTAGGGTCAAAGGTAAATGGAGCTGAGTGGACCGATAAGGGATGGACCGGCGCGGCCGACCCACGCAGCGAAGGCACAGCGATTATTTCCGATGAAAAGGGCAATATTATTGCGGTCACGGGGCAGGAAGCAGATACACCGCCGCCGCCCAGCGTATATTAA
- a CDS encoding quinone-dependent dihydroorotate dehydrogenase, whose protein sequence is MLYNLATKFIFALDAEKAHRLAISALKLSPIVNKPFKDSRLSQNICGINFPTPIGLAPGFDKNAEVPREIMAMGFGYVEIGTVTPFAQLGNDKPRLFRLTQDRAVINRMGFNNDGHVKVLERVKRARQNGLSAPLGINIGANKDSGDRVNDYVQGVQIMAPYADYLTVNISSPNTPGLRDLQGSEQLNILLAAVHQARQSAEENGKKCPIFLKIAPDLMAEDIQDIYNAALAHHVDALIISNTTISRPNLSSKYSGEAGGLSGAPLKQLALQRLRDFYALSQGGIPLIGVGGIENAQDVIDRMRAGASLVQIYSALVFHGPYLAKKIADDLLAYMDAHQMDHLSQIIGTDA, encoded by the coding sequence ATGCTGTATAATCTCGCAACTAAATTTATTTTCGCACTTGATGCCGAAAAAGCACATAGGCTGGCCATTTCTGCGCTTAAATTAAGCCCCATTGTGAATAAGCCATTCAAGGATAGTCGTTTATCTCAAAATATATGCGGCATAAACTTTCCCACGCCCATTGGTCTTGCCCCCGGATTTGACAAAAATGCCGAAGTGCCGCGCGAAATAATGGCCATGGGCTTTGGCTATGTTGAAATTGGCACGGTCACGCCCTTTGCACAATTGGGAAATGATAAGCCGCGTTTGTTCAGATTGACCCAGGACCGAGCGGTTATCAACCGCATGGGTTTTAACAATGATGGCCATGTAAAGGTTTTGGAGCGTGTTAAAAGAGCGCGCCAAAATGGCCTTTCTGCGCCATTGGGGATAAATATTGGCGCGAATAAGGATAGCGGCGACCGCGTCAATGATTATGTTCAAGGGGTGCAGATTATGGCGCCCTATGCCGATTATCTTACCGTGAATATCAGCTCCCCTAACACGCCGGGATTGCGCGATTTACAGGGTAGCGAGCAATTAAATATATTATTGGCGGCGGTGCATCAGGCGCGTCAATCCGCAGAAGAAAATGGCAAAAAATGCCCGATATTTTTGAAAATTGCGCCTGATTTAATGGCCGAAGATATACAGGATATTTATAATGCCGCATTGGCGCATCATGTCGATGCGCTTATCATTTCCAACACCACCATTTCACGGCCCAATTTATCATCCAAATATTCTGGAGAGGCGGGCGGGCTTTCCGGTGCGCCGTTAAAGCAATTGGCCCTGCAAAGGCTGCGCGATTTTTACGCGCTGTCGCAGGGGGGTATCCCCTTAATCGGGGTGGGCGGCATTGAAAATGCACAGGATGTGATTGACCGGATGCGCGCGGGCGCATCTTTGGTTCAAATTTACAGCGCGTTGGTTTTCCATGGCCCATATCTGGCCAAAAAAATTGCCGATGATTTATTGGCATATATGGACGCGCATCAAATGGACCATTTATCGCAAATTATTGGCACAGATGCCTAA
- a CDS encoding peptidylprolyl isomerase — translation MAFETLTLHTSSGDVKIKLRPDLAPGHVARITELAQEGFYDGVKFHRVIDGFMAQGGCPDGTGMGGSKKPNLTQEFNDLSHQRGVCSMARAMDPNSANSQFFICFDDASFLDRQYTAWGEVIEGMENVDALPKGEPPKNPGIINNITLA, via the coding sequence GTGGCATTTGAAACATTGACACTTCACACATCAAGCGGCGATGTAAAAATTAAATTGCGTCCAGATTTGGCCCCTGGCCATGTTGCGCGTATCACCGAATTGGCGCAGGAAGGATTTTATGACGGGGTGAAGTTTCACCGCGTTATTGACGGATTTATGGCGCAGGGCGGTTGCCCCGATGGCACAGGCATGGGCGGATCGAAAAAACCAAATTTGACCCAAGAATTTAACGATTTGTCGCACCAGCGCGGCGTATGTTCAATGGCGCGTGCCATGGACCCGAACAGCGCGAACAGCCAATTTTTCATCTGTTTTGATGATGCATCCTTCCTTGATCGCCAATATACCGCATGGGGCGAAGTGATTGAAGGTATGGAAAATGTTGATGCCTTACCAAAGGGTGAGCCACCAAAAAATCCCGGTATTATCAACAATATCACTTTGGCATAA
- the mgtE gene encoding magnesium transporter: MTDNIQSNNHGFTPDEAETLPVIEVLDEDNRLRSQYVDQVHDCLDEDDNEQIYRLVQPLHTADIADLFELTPRDDRGKLALALGDLMSADVLAEINDYVREDIIDALPAGQVADLAAQLETDDAVAIIEDLEEDEQRAVLDILGPEDRAAIENALSYPEESAGRIMQRDLVAAPETMTVGQLIDYLRVRSDLTTEFWEVFIVDPHYKPIGTCQLSWILRTPRSIPLGDVMKRDQSLIPVDLDQEEVALRFQKYSLISAAVVDDEGRLVGVITADDIAHIISEEAGEDILRLSGAGEGDINEPIIDSYKARVRWLVANLGTAMIASFIIAQFGAAISSMVALAVLMPIVASIGGNAGTQTLAVTVRALATNQLTQSNTIWAIKRELYVALSMGVSIAIIAGLGAGYFFTNPILGAVIAAAILCNIVIAGMSGVIIPVILDRLDQDPAVSSSIFVTMITDSMGFLLFLGLAVASNIV, from the coding sequence ATGACAGATAATATTCAATCTAATAATCATGGCTTTACCCCTGACGAGGCCGAAACCTTACCCGTAATTGAGGTGTTGGATGAGGATAACCGCCTGCGTTCACAATATGTGGATCAGGTGCATGACTGCCTTGATGAAGATGATAATGAACAAATTTATCGCTTGGTTCAACCACTGCACACTGCCGATATTGCCGATTTATTTGAATTAACCCCGCGCGATGATCGCGGCAAATTGGCGCTTGCCCTTGGCGATTTGATGAGCGCGGATGTGCTTGCCGAAATCAATGATTATGTGCGCGAAGATATTATTGACGCCCTGCCCGCTGGACAGGTGGCCGACCTTGCCGCGCAATTGGAAACCGACGATGCGGTTGCGATTATTGAAGATTTGGAAGAGGATGAACAGCGTGCGGTTTTGGACATTTTGGGTCCTGAAGACCGCGCCGCAATTGAAAATGCCCTTTCCTATCCCGAAGAATCGGCGGGCCGGATTATGCAACGCGATTTGGTCGCCGCACCGGAAACCATGACCGTAGGGCAATTGATTGATTATTTGCGTGTGCGTAGTGATTTAACCACCGAATTTTGGGAAGTTTTCATTGTTGACCCGCATTATAAACCCATTGGCACATGCCAATTAAGCTGGATTTTGCGCACGCCGCGCTCCATCCCGCTTGGCGATGTGATGAAACGCGATCAAAGCTTAATTCCTGTTGATTTGGATCAAGAAGAAGTCGCACTGCGTTTCCAAAAATATTCGTTAATTTCCGCGGCTGTGGTGGATGATGAAGGCCGATTGGTCGGCGTGATTACCGCCGATGATATTGCGCATATTATTTCCGAAGAGGCGGGCGAGGATATTTTGCGCCTGTCGGGTGCAGGCGAAGGCGATATTAACGAACCGATTATCGATAGTTATAAGGCGCGGGTTCGCTGGCTGGTTGCTAATTTGGGCACGGCGATGATCGCGTCATTCATTATTGCGCAATTTGGCGCGGCAATATCCTCTATGGTTGCGCTTGCCGTTTTAATGCCCATTGTGGCATCCATTGGCGGCAATGCGGGAACGCAGACATTGGCCGTAACAGTGCGCGCATTGGCCACCAATCAATTGACCCAATCCAACACCATATGGGCCATAAAAAGGGAGCTTTATGTCGCCCTGTCAATGGGGGTTAGCATTGCGATTATCGCGGGTTTGGGTGCGGGTTATTTTTTCACCAATCCGATTTTGGGCGCGGTGATAGCAGCGGCGATTTTATGTAATATTGTCATTGCGGGCATGTCGGGGGTGATTATTCCGGTTATTTTAGACCGATTGGATCAGGACCCTGCAGTTTCCAGCTCTATCTTTGTGACCATGATTACCGATTCAATGGGTTTTTTATTATTTCTTGGCCTTGCCGTGGCAAGCAATATTGTGTGA
- a CDS encoding DUF1489 family protein has translation MPVHLTKIAFRSESPATLKTWLESHAANNGGAGEALLTTRYMPKRADEMHGASLYWIHSGLIVGRSPIIGFQENGAGRYWIRLKPRLILVEPQAKRAHQGWRYLEDDAAPNDLANDDGEIIDNEPMPPKLMQQLLKMGLI, from the coding sequence ATGCCCGTTCATTTAACCAAAATTGCATTTCGCAGCGAAAGCCCGGCTACATTAAAAACATGGTTGGAAAGCCATGCCGCCAACAATGGCGGCGCGGGTGAGGCATTATTAACAACCCGATATATGCCCAAAAGAGCAGATGAAATGCATGGGGCATCGCTTTATTGGATACATAGCGGTTTAATCGTCGGGCGCAGCCCCATTATCGGGTTTCAAGAAAATGGCGCAGGGCGATATTGGATAAGGTTAAAGCCAAGATTGATTTTGGTCGAGCCACAGGCAAAGCGCGCGCATCAGGGATGGCGATATTTGGAAGATGATGCCGCGCCAAATGATTTGGCAAATGATGATGGCGAGATAATCGACAATGAACCCATGCCACCAAAATTGATGCAACAGCTTTTAAAAATGGGCTTAATTTAG